From Echinicola soli, a single genomic window includes:
- a CDS encoding MBG domain-containing protein, whose amino-acid sequence MKHIYYIRHFKEFLLFALGLLCCFQVNGQTFTETFDSGPDGVISLIKSIGGVDFHFEFTDEGGGGDFAHIPDYGSGNSPSLDLLSTDLSTSTAEKVIISRVDGGLFELNGLFLRNDAGSTVTIQGYASGVPVGSPQSVSLGSFHSLIFNVVINEVHLTSTNFYQVNLDDFTYSVASAANADPTITGLPTDVTVAEDATTDVFDISAATINDPDAGAGDLTLTLEATGGILDIAAGAGIEVTGQLTDVFTATGTLTDLNNYIDTPSNIYFRPDANLNGNNAASVSVYISDNGNTGTGGGSKLFIGTVNVDIPAVNDPPDISLPASVTVDEDVSTALTGISFSDVDAGSGSVSVQFGVGAGTLSATSSGGVTVSGGGSSSITLTGTIASINTYIAGANVEFQNQSGNLADQALSISINDNGNTGSGGSLGDTESMTISITAGNALPIASSFSTSNGPYEDLVYTFSTSDVGYSDSDGDPLDHLLIEAIPGSGTLFLDADNDDVYDGGEEVSANQQISKADLDAGNLQYIQNGSTNTSFQFEVSDGTDTSLGNYMASIIVIPVPTVTLSVNPSSKSEDIGSTTVVTATLSNSYGANTEVNLSFSGTATHLVDYNRGSSSITIPTGGTSGTLTLQNINDDLYENHETVVMDISSITGGTEDGVQQVTYTITNDDAQPNASLEVLDYGNPITNEAGGQAYVRGKLDNPAGVTVSIPLLFSGTAVGGGTDYTMTGSVITVAPGETMDSIRVTSNYDGIEEGDETVIIDMDTPTNAIEDGSQQIIITIQDEDLSPPSGYSVSIDQAEFNASNQAAASATLAGAEVGSTYNYTFSSDGGGTNVTGSGNVSTPTDQITGIDLSSLGDGDITLTVTLTDTFGGTGAAVTDSAIKDSSAPFGYSASIDQGFINFSNHSSCSFTFSGAEVGATYQYTFSSSGGGAHVTGSGTLATATDQVTGIDLSGLTDGTITLSATLTDSFGNTGSAVTDTKTKDTAAPSGYSVSMDLLGESVINVINETNVEFSGEDLEVGSTLFYSFQSDGGGSTVLGSETVNATNQQFDNGGAGFDLSGLSDGNVTLTVYLTDGAGNQGSNATDSETKDADLPSGYSVAWDDVLVNANEAASTGFTVSGAELGSTLNYSISSSGDGNTAVLTGSTLVSNGIMPFPVDVSSLTDGVLTVTITLTDAAGNSGVMSSDNSAVLDQTAPNGYSAVIDQDPIDESNQGAGSITFSGAEVGAEYQYSIGSAGGGSPVIGTGTIASASSTIAGIDLSDLEDGVVTLSIYLTDPAGNQGPTVTDASTKDTNEAPAASGLSIAGEPTVEKTLTASYTFSDADGDAESGSVYQWYRSDDNAGTGKTVISGVNSDQYTLQTADRGKYLSFEVTPNDGQDAGTTVESTWEGPVKAGQIISFGAIASKTYGDADFILGDAQTDQGLPVTYVADDPSVVSISGNQATVLKAGMTQITATQNGDGTTNAATPVTQSLTVNTATLTITAENQTKGYGTPDPVLTVDYAGFVNGDDEEELGGTLSVSRASGEEVGTYAITASGYTSSNYTIGYTDGSFEITPATLTVAVQDAWKVYGASDPSLSVDYVGFVNGDDEDDLGGTLNVSRAPGEEVGTYAITASGYASPNYTISYADGSLEITPATLTVAVQDAWKVYGASDPSLSVDYVGFVNGDDEDDLGGTLNVSRAPGEEVGTYAITASGYASPNYTISYADGSLEITPATLTVAVQDAWKVYGNVDPSLSVDYAGFVNGDDEDDLGGTLSVSRAPGEEVGTYAITASGYASPNYTISYTDGSLEITPATLTVAVQDAWKVYGASDPSLSVDYVGFVNGDNEGDLGGTLNVSRAPGEEVGTYAITASGYTSSNYTIGYTDGSFEITPATLTVAVQDAWKVYGASDPSLSVDYVGFVNGDDEDDLGGTLNVSRAPGEEVGTYAITASGYASPNYTISYADGSLEITPATLTVAVQDAWKVYGASDPSLSVDYVGFVNGDDEDDLGGTLNVSRAPGEEVGTYAITASGYASPNYTISYADGSLEITPATLTVAVQDAWKVYGNVDPSLSVDYAGFVNGDDKEDLGGTLSVSRAPGEEVGTYAITASGYASPNYTISYADGSLEITPATLTVAVQDAWKVYGASDPSLSVDYVGFVNGDNEGDLGGTLNVSRAPGEEVGTYAITASGYTSSNYTIGYTDGSFEITPATLTVAVQDAWKVYGASDPSLSVDYVGFVNGDDEDDLGGTLNVSRAPGEEVGTYAITASGYASPNYTISYADGSLEITPATLTVAVQDAWKVYGNVDPSLSVDYVGFVNGDNEGDLGGTLSVSRAPGEEVGTYAITASGYTSPNYTIGYTEGSFEITPASLTVRANDHVRIFGVNDPNLTYRATGFVNGDGYEVFTGKLDRSSGEAVGTYAIGRGSLTAGKNYLLQFEGATLTIESIEVVAFYEQPVVEVDWGTLPDQIPLSGEVLVRTRHDEIINLPVVWDRTSIAPRSRGSYTVEGNITLPEGVTNTASGPYQEVIVLPKPAPEDIVLDNDSFTAEVGRSQIAVGALTVIDPVDDQHSLALVGDAMDNAYFDLSGTTLFWSSMEALPGKKAFEVLLEAADADGNKFEKSFVINRLRVPFEEVMIYNTFTPNQDGANDTWGVEELKFYTGVRIMVFERSGNRLFYSEDPEERWDGQFNGKEMAAGSYFWVIEVGETGEVRRGTLNLLRR is encoded by the coding sequence ATGAAACACATTTACTACATACGACATTTTAAGGAGTTCCTATTATTTGCCTTGGGTTTGCTTTGCTGTTTTCAGGTAAATGGGCAGACGTTTACGGAGACGTTTGATAGTGGGCCAGATGGGGTCATATCCTTGATTAAGTCAATTGGTGGGGTTGATTTTCACTTTGAATTTACAGATGAAGGAGGCGGAGGAGATTTTGCCCACATTCCAGACTATGGATCAGGGAATTCGCCTTCTCTCGATCTACTTTCTACAGATCTATCTACCAGTACAGCCGAAAAAGTAATCATATCGAGAGTTGATGGGGGATTGTTTGAATTAAACGGCTTGTTTCTAAGGAATGATGCAGGTTCTACCGTAACAATACAAGGATATGCATCAGGAGTGCCCGTGGGATCTCCCCAATCGGTTTCTTTAGGGTCTTTTCATTCGTTGATTTTTAATGTTGTGATAAATGAGGTTCATCTTACATCAACGAATTTTTATCAGGTCAACTTGGATGATTTTACTTATAGTGTGGCAAGTGCTGCCAATGCCGACCCTACCATTACCGGCTTGCCCACAGATGTTACGGTAGCGGAAGATGCTACCACCGATGTGTTTGATATTTCCGCTGCCACCATAAATGATCCAGATGCAGGTGCCGGGGACCTTACCCTGACCTTGGAAGCTACCGGGGGGATTCTTGATATTGCCGCTGGTGCCGGGATCGAAGTGACAGGACAACTTACCGACGTATTTACGGCGACTGGTACCTTGACCGATTTGAACAATTATATTGATACTCCCTCAAACATTTATTTTCGACCTGACGCTAACCTCAATGGAAATAATGCCGCTAGCGTAAGCGTCTATATCAGCGATAACGGCAATACGGGCACAGGAGGAGGAAGTAAATTATTTATCGGAACAGTGAATGTGGATATTCCTGCTGTAAATGATCCGCCTGACATTTCACTTCCCGCTTCAGTGACCGTGGATGAAGACGTCAGCACTGCACTGACGGGCATTAGTTTTTCAGATGTGGATGCAGGTTCTGGAAGCGTTTCCGTGCAGTTTGGGGTGGGAGCGGGAACCCTTTCGGCAACTTCCAGTGGGGGAGTGACTGTTTCTGGCGGTGGTTCGTCATCCATCACACTGACAGGTACCATTGCCAGTATCAACACCTATATAGCTGGAGCCAACGTGGAATTCCAAAACCAGTCAGGAAATTTGGCCGATCAGGCACTTTCTATCTCTATAAATGACAATGGTAACACCGGATCGGGAGGCAGTTTGGGCGATACTGAATCTATGACGATTAGCATTACGGCAGGAAATGCTTTACCTATTGCTTCCAGCTTTAGCACCTCTAATGGGCCATATGAAGATTTGGTTTATACTTTTTCGACTTCGGATGTTGGCTATTCGGACAGCGATGGAGATCCGCTGGACCATCTGCTAATCGAAGCGATTCCCGGATCCGGGACACTGTTTTTGGATGCTGATAATGATGATGTTTATGATGGCGGTGAAGAAGTAAGTGCCAACCAACAGATCAGCAAGGCGGATTTGGATGCCGGAAACTTACAGTATATCCAAAATGGAAGTACCAATACCTCATTTCAGTTTGAAGTAAGTGACGGTACAGATACCAGCTTGGGGAATTACATGGCCTCTATAATTGTGATTCCTGTTCCTACTGTCACGTTAAGTGTGAACCCATCCTCTAAATCAGAGGACATTGGCAGTACCACGGTCGTGACCGCTACGCTTTCCAATAGCTATGGAGCCAATACGGAAGTAAATCTCTCCTTTAGTGGTACTGCTACGCACTTAGTAGATTATAATCGTGGCAGTTCGAGCATTACCATTCCCACGGGAGGAACTTCCGGAACGCTGACCCTTCAAAATATCAATGATGACCTGTATGAAAATCATGAAACGGTCGTCATGGATATCAGTTCTATTACCGGCGGCACAGAAGATGGAGTCCAACAGGTTACCTATACTATTACCAACGATGATGCCCAGCCCAATGCCTCTTTGGAAGTGCTGGATTATGGAAATCCCATCACCAATGAAGCAGGTGGACAAGCCTATGTGAGAGGGAAGTTAGACAATCCTGCAGGGGTAACGGTATCCATTCCATTGCTCTTTTCCGGCACCGCAGTTGGTGGGGGGACGGACTATACCATGACTGGAAGCGTTATTACGGTGGCTCCAGGTGAGACCATGGACAGTATTCGTGTAACTTCCAATTACGATGGTATAGAAGAGGGTGATGAGACGGTTATCATTGATATGGATACTCCCACCAACGCCATAGAGGATGGTAGCCAACAAATTATAATCACGATCCAAGACGAAGACCTTAGCCCGCCCTCGGGATATAGTGTGAGCATTGACCAAGCCGAGTTTAATGCATCCAATCAAGCTGCTGCAAGCGCTACCTTGGCCGGGGCGGAGGTTGGTTCGACATACAACTATACCTTCAGCAGTGATGGTGGAGGGACCAATGTGACTGGATCAGGAAACGTATCCACTCCAACAGACCAAATTACCGGTATCGACCTGAGTTCCCTAGGAGATGGCGATATTACATTGACCGTGACTTTAACGGATACTTTTGGGGGTACAGGTGCTGCTGTTACAGATTCTGCAATAAAGGATTCTTCCGCTCCTTTTGGATATAGTGCTTCGATAGATCAGGGATTTATAAATTTCAGCAACCATTCTTCGTGCAGTTTTACCTTTTCCGGTGCAGAAGTGGGAGCTACCTACCAGTATACCTTTAGCAGTTCCGGGGGAGGTGCCCATGTCACTGGCTCAGGAACCTTGGCCACTGCGACCGACCAGGTAACAGGGATTGATCTGAGTGGATTAACCGATGGAACGATCACCCTTTCAGCTACCTTGACAGACAGTTTTGGGAATACAGGAAGTGCCGTTACCGATACCAAAACCAAAGATACTGCGGCACCCTCCGGTTATTCGGTCTCCATGGACCTATTGGGAGAGTCAGTTATTAATGTTATCAATGAAACCAACGTTGAATTTTCAGGAGAAGACCTGGAAGTAGGGAGTACACTGTTTTATTCCTTCCAAAGTGATGGTGGAGGATCCACTGTCTTAGGGTCAGAAACCGTTAACGCTACAAATCAACAATTTGATAACGGGGGCGCTGGATTTGATCTTTCAGGACTGAGCGATGGCAATGTCACCTTGACGGTTTATTTAACAGATGGAGCAGGAAATCAGGGGTCAAATGCCACCGATTCCGAAACAAAGGATGCTGACCTTCCTTCGGGTTATTCGGTAGCTTGGGATGATGTGCTGGTCAATGCAAACGAGGCAGCATCCACCGGTTTTACCGTTTCTGGCGCAGAGTTGGGCTCTACACTGAACTACAGTATTTCCAGTAGTGGAGATGGCAATACCGCTGTATTGACAGGCAGCACTTTGGTGAGCAATGGTATAATGCCTTTTCCAGTTGATGTAAGCAGTTTGACCGATGGTGTTTTGACCGTGACGATAACACTTACCGATGCGGCAGGCAACTCCGGTGTGATGTCCTCGGACAATAGTGCTGTGTTGGACCAAACCGCACCTAATGGTTATTCGGCAGTAATAGACCAAGATCCAATTGACGAGTCCAATCAAGGTGCAGGAAGCATCACCTTTTCCGGAGCAGAAGTTGGTGCTGAATATCAATATAGCATTGGTAGTGCTGGTGGTGGAAGCCCGGTTATAGGAACAGGTACCATTGCTTCGGCCTCATCCACCATTGCAGGTATTGATTTGTCTGATCTTGAAGACGGAGTAGTTACACTCAGCATTTACTTGACTGACCCGGCAGGAAATCAGGGGCCTACTGTAACTGATGCCAGTACAAAAGATACCAATGAGGCACCTGCTGCCAGTGGGCTTTCCATAGCCGGAGAGCCTACAGTGGAAAAAACATTGACGGCCAGCTATACCTTTAGCGATGCTGATGGAGATGCCGAAAGTGGTTCTGTTTATCAGTGGTACCGATCCGACGATAATGCAGGAACTGGTAAAACGGTTATCTCAGGGGTAAATAGCGATCAATACACCTTACAAACAGCAGATCGGGGAAAATACCTCAGCTTTGAGGTGACGCCAAATGATGGTCAAGATGCAGGCACTACAGTAGAGAGCACTTGGGAAGGCCCGGTGAAGGCAGGTCAAATAATCTCCTTTGGGGCGATAGCGTCCAAGACCTATGGAGATGCAGACTTTATCTTAGGAGATGCCCAAACAGATCAAGGTCTTCCCGTAACCTATGTGGCCGATGATCCATCTGTGGTCAGTATCAGTGGAAACCAAGCTACTGTCCTTAAAGCGGGAATGACACAAATTACTGCCACCCAAAACGGAGATGGTACCACCAACGCAGCTACTCCGGTAACCCAATCCTTAACGGTCAACACTGCGACATTGACAATCACTGCTGAGAACCAGACCAAAGGTTACGGTACCCCGGATCCTGTCTTAACGGTTGACTATGCAGGATTTGTCAATGGCGACGATGAGGAAGAATTGGGCGGGACGCTCAGTGTTTCCCGAGCGTCAGGAGAGGAAGTCGGTACCTATGCGATCACGGCATCGGGTTATACTTCTTCCAATTACACGATTGGCTATACCGATGGCAGTTTTGAAATTACACCGGCAACCTTGACGGTAGCGGTGCAAGATGCCTGGAAAGTATATGGAGCTTCAGATCCATCTTTGAGTGTTGACTATGTCGGATTTGTCAATGGCGACGATGAGGATGATTTGGGCGGGACGCTCAATGTTTCCCGTGCGCCAGGAGAGGAAGTCGGTACCTATGCGATCACGGCATCGGGTTATGCTTCTCCCAATTACACGATCAGCTATGCCGATGGCAGCTTGGAAATTACACCGGCAACCTTGACGGTAGCGGTGCAAGATGCCTGGAAAGTATATGGAGCTTCAGATCCATCTTTGAGTGTTGACTATGTCGGATTTGTCAATGGCGACGATGAGGATGATTTGGGCGGGACGCTCAATGTTTCCCGTGCGCCAGGAGAGGAAGTCGGTACCTATGCGATCACGGCATCGGGTTATGCTTCTCCCAATTACACGATCAGCTATGCCGATGGCAGCTTGGAAATTACACCGGCAACCTTGACGGTAGCGGTGCAAGACGCCTGGAAAGTATATGGTAATGTCGATCCATCTTTGAGTGTTGACTATGCCGGATTTGTCAATGGCGACGATGAGGATGATTTGGGTGGGACGCTCAGTGTTTCCCGTGCGCCAGGAGAGGAAGTTGGCACCTATGCGATCACGGCATCGGGTTATGCTTCTCCCAATTACACGATCAGCTATACCGATGGCAGCTTGGAAATTACACCGGCAACCTTGACGGTAGCGGTGCAAGATGCCTGGAAAGTATATGGAGCTTCAGATCCATCTTTGAGTGTTGACTATGTCGGATTTGTCAATGGCGACAATGAGGGTGATTTGGGCGGGACGCTCAATGTTTCCCGTGCGCCAGGAGAGGAAGTCGGTACCTATGCGATCACGGCATCGGGTTATACTTCTTCCAATTACACGATTGGCTATACCGATGGCAGTTTTGAAATTACACCGGCAACCTTGACGGTAGCGGTGCAAGATGCCTGGAAAGTATATGGAGCTTCAGATCCATCTTTGAGTGTTGACTATGTCGGATTTGTCAATGGCGACGATGAGGATGATTTGGGCGGGACGCTCAATGTTTCCCGTGCGCCAGGAGAGGAAGTCGGTACCTATGCGATCACGGCATCGGGTTATGCTTCTCCCAATTACACGATCAGCTATGCCGATGGCAGCTTGGAAATTACACCGGCAACCTTGACGGTAGCGGTGCAAGATGCCTGGAAAGTATATGGAGCTTCAGATCCATCTTTGAGTGTTGACTATGTCGGATTTGTCAATGGCGACGATGAGGATGATTTGGGCGGGACGCTCAATGTTTCCCGTGCGCCAGGAGAGGAAGTCGGTACCTATGCGATCACGGCATCGGGTTATGCTTCTCCCAATTACACGATCAGCTATGCCGATGGCAGCTTGGAAATTACACCGGCAACCTTGACGGTAGCGGTGCAAGACGCCTGGAAAGTATATGGTAATGTCGATCCATCTTTGAGTGTTGACTATGCAGGATTTGTCAATGGCGACGATAAGGAAGATTTGGGCGGGACGCTCAGTGTTTCCCGTGCGCCAGGAGAGGAAGTTGGCACCTATGCGATCACGGCATCGGGTTATGCTTCTCCCAATTACACGATCAGCTATGCCGATGGCAGCTTGGAAATTACACCGGCAACCTTGACGGTAGCGGTGCAAGATGCCTGGAAAGTATATGGAGCTTCAGATCCATCTTTGAGTGTTGACTATGTCGGATTTGTCAATGGCGACAATGAGGGTGATTTGGGCGGGACGCTCAATGTTTCCCGTGCGCCAGGAGAGGAAGTCGGTACCTATGCGATCACGGCATCGGGTTATACTTCTTCCAATTACACGATTGGCTATACCGATGGCAGTTTTGAAATTACACCGGCAACCTTGACGGTAGCGGTGCAAGATGCCTGGAAAGTATATGGAGCTTCAGATCCATCTTTGAGTGTTGACTATGTCGGATTTGTCAATGGCGACGATGAGGATGATTTGGGCGGGACGCTCAATGTTTCCCGTGCGCCAGGAGAGGAAGTTGGCACCTATGCGATCACTGCATCGGGTTATGCTTCTCCCAATTACACGATCAGCTATGCCGATGGCAGCTTGGAAATTACACCGGCAACCTTGACGGTAGCGGTGCAAGACGCCTGGAAAGTATATGGTAATGTCGATCCATCTTTGAGTGTTGACTATGTCGGATTTGTCAATGGCGACAATGAGGGTGATTTGGGCGGGACGCTCAGTGTTTCCCGTGCGCCAGGAGAGGAAGTTGGCACCTATGCGATCACGGCATCGGGTTATACTTCTCCCAATTACACGATTGGCTATACCGAAGGCAGTTTTGAAATTACACCGGCAAGCTTAACGGTGAGGGCAAATGATCATGTCAGGATCTTTGGTGTCAATGATCCAAACCTCACCTACCGGGCAACGGGATTTGTCAATGGGGACGGGTATGAAGTCTTTACCGGGAAATTGGATCGTTCATCTGGAGAAGCCGTGGGGACCTATGCCATCGGCAGGGGAAGCCTAACAGCAGGGAAGAATTATCTGTTGCAGTTTGAGGGAGCCACCTTGACCATCGAGTCCATTGAGGTAGTGGCATTTTATGAGCAACCGGTGGTGGAAGTAGATTGGGGGACCTTACCGGATCAAATCCCGCTTTCCGGGGAAGTGCTGGTGAGAACGCGTCATGATGAAATAATCAATTTACCGGTCGTTTGGGACAGGACTTCCATTGCCCCAAGGAGCAGGGGAAGCTATACAGTGGAAGGAAACATTACCCTTCCGGAAGGGGTAACCAATACCGCTTCTGGCCCCTACCAGGAGGTGATCGTCTTGCCTAAGCCTGCTCCTGAAGATATAGTCTTGGACAATGATAGCTTTACTGCCGAAGTAGGTCGGAGCCAAATAGCCGTAGGTGCGCTTACGGTCATCGATCCAGTGGATGACCAGCATTCACTGGCCCTAGTGGGGGATGCCATGGACAACGCGTATTTCGACTTGTCAGGAACGACCCTGTTCTGGAGCAGCATGGAAGCATTACCGGGCAAAAAGGCTTTTGAGGTACTTTTAGAAGCGGCCGATGCAGATGGGAACAAGTTTGAAAAGTCATTTGTGATTAACCGCCTCAGGGTGCCGTTCGAAGAGGTAATGATCTATAACACCTTTACGCCAAACCAAGATGGCGCCAATGATACCTGGGGAGTAGAGGAACTAAAATTCTACACAGGGGTGAGGATCATGGTCTTTGAGCGAAGCGGTAACAGGCTGTTCTATTCCGAAGATCCTGAAGAGCGCTGGGATGGTCAATTCAATGGAAAGGAAATGGCAGCAGGATCTTATTTCTGGGTGATAGAAGTGGGCGAGACCGGCGAAGTGAGAAGAGGAACCTTAAACTTATTGAGGAGATGA
- a CDS encoding phage tail protein: MASIKMFAGTFAPRGWMYCEGQLLPISQYQALFSLLGTTYGGDGRTTFALPDLRGRVPVGPGHGPGLSDYRLGQKGGVETNTLMTTNLPSHGHSLAPVTIKASASQATEQIPGTNGANTIAAPMATGRPAQGFNSEAPSVSLNTGNQTVSETGLTGGSIPVNNIQPYTSISFIICVQGIFPPRD; this comes from the coding sequence ATGGCATCAATAAAAATGTTTGCAGGGACCTTTGCCCCGAGAGGGTGGATGTACTGCGAGGGACAGCTGCTTCCTATTTCACAATACCAAGCACTTTTTTCACTGCTGGGGACCACTTATGGTGGAGATGGCAGGACTACTTTTGCGCTGCCCGACCTAAGGGGAAGGGTGCCTGTTGGCCCAGGGCATGGCCCAGGATTGTCCGACTATAGATTGGGGCAAAAAGGCGGTGTCGAAACCAATACGCTTATGACAACCAATTTACCTTCCCATGGTCACTCGCTGGCCCCGGTCACGATCAAGGCAAGTGCTTCACAGGCTACCGAGCAAATTCCCGGAACCAATGGAGCGAATACCATAGCGGCCCCCATGGCAACAGGTAGGCCAGCACAAGGTTTTAACAGTGAAGCACCAAGCGTCTCGTTGAATACCGGCAATCAGACGGTTTCCGAAACAGGGTTGACTGGGGGTAGTATTCCGGTGAACAATATTCAGCCCTATACCAGCATCAGTTTTATCATTTGTGTGCAGGGGATCTTTCCTCCCCGGGATTGA